From the genome of Flavobacterium luteolum, one region includes:
- a CDS encoding ATP-dependent DNA helicase has translation MNSAQFYGILQKRFPFPPTYKQDIFFQKIAIFLTEPQNDTIFVLKGYAGTGKTTVISTIVNNLGDINKKYVLLAPTGRAAKVIANYSNNPAFTIHKKIYFPKKSSGGGVAFTKQVNKHKNTIFIVDEASMISDSTLDSGSLLDDLINYVYSGQNCKMILLGDTAQLPPVNLDVSPALDIDTLGFHYSKEIDHIELDEVMRQEENSGILYNATELRELLKESFITEFKFNVKRFKDIVRLTDGYDIQDAINTAYSNYSIEDTAFIVRSNKRANQYNEQIRSRILFKESELSVGDFLMVVKNNYFWLKETDEAGFIANGDIIEVLELFGIKELYGYTFAKVKIRMVDYPEQKPFETVLILDTLKSESPSLTYEESNRLYEEVMKDYEDEPTKYKRFQKVKENEYFNGLQVKFSYAITCHKSQGGQWNTVFIEQPFLPNGIDSDYIRWLYTAMTRAKNKLYLIGFKDESFEE, from the coding sequence ATGAATTCTGCACAGTTTTACGGTATTTTACAAAAACGATTTCCTTTTCCTCCAACATATAAGCAGGATATTTTTTTTCAGAAGATTGCAATTTTCCTGACTGAACCTCAAAACGACACCATTTTTGTCTTGAAAGGATATGCTGGAACGGGAAAAACAACCGTTATTTCTACTATTGTCAATAATTTAGGAGATATTAATAAAAAGTACGTTTTGCTTGCGCCAACTGGTCGTGCTGCCAAAGTAATTGCTAATTATTCGAATAATCCAGCTTTTACAATTCATAAAAAAATATATTTCCCGAAGAAGTCTTCTGGTGGCGGAGTCGCTTTTACCAAACAAGTCAACAAACATAAAAATACGATTTTTATCGTCGATGAAGCCTCGATGATTTCAGACAGTACTTTAGACAGCGGATCACTTCTAGACGATTTGATCAATTATGTGTATTCTGGTCAAAACTGTAAAATGATACTTTTAGGAGATACAGCTCAGCTTCCACCAGTCAATTTGGATGTTAGTCCTGCTTTAGATATTGATACTTTGGGTTTTCATTACAGCAAAGAAATTGATCATATCGAATTGGACGAAGTAATGCGTCAGGAAGAAAATTCTGGAATTTTATACAATGCAACCGAATTGCGTGAATTGCTGAAAGAGAGTTTTATAACTGAATTTAAGTTCAACGTAAAGAGGTTTAAAGACATTGTTCGCCTGACAGATGGCTATGATATTCAAGATGCGATAAATACGGCGTACAGCAATTATAGCATTGAAGATACTGCTTTTATTGTGCGTTCAAATAAACGCGCCAATCAATATAATGAACAGATTAGAAGCCGTATTTTGTTTAAAGAAAGTGAACTTTCGGTAGGTGATTTCTTGATGGTCGTTAAGAACAATTATTTCTGGCTAAAAGAAACCGACGAAGCGGGATTTATTGCCAATGGAGATATCATTGAAGTTCTAGAACTTTTCGGAATCAAAGAATTATATGGATATACGTTTGCGAAAGTAAAGATCAGAATGGTCGATTATCCAGAGCAAAAGCCTTTTGAAACGGTTTTGATTTTGGATACTTTAAAAAGTGAATCGCCTTCTTTAACTTATGAAGAATCAAATCGTTTGTATGAAGAAGTGATGAAAGATTATGAAGACGAACCGACTAAATACAAAAGATTCCAGAAGGTAAAGGAAAATGAATATTTTAACGGACTTCAAGTTAAATTTTCATACGCTATAACCTGTCATAAATCGCAAGGAGGACAATGGAATACTGTTTTTATAGAACAGCCATTTTTGCCTAATGGAATTGATTCTGATTACATTAGATGGCTTTATACCGCTATGACACGTGCCAAAAATAAGTTATATTTGATAGGATTTAAAGACGAGAGTTTTGAAGAATAA
- a CDS encoding alpha-ketoacid dehydrogenase subunit alpha/beta, with translation MIKEKSNTTLTFEDFKTEVLNDYRIAVTSRECSLLGRKEVLTGKAKFGIFGDGKEVPQLAMAKAFKNGDFRSGYYRDQTFMMAIGELDAKQFFAGLYGHTDLAFDPMSAGRQMGGHFVTHSLNEDGSWKDLTKQKNSSSDISPTAGQMPRLLGLAQASKIYRNVDGITIKDKFSVNGNEVAWGTIGNASTSEGLFFETINAAGVLQVPMVMSVWDDEYGISVHAKHQTTKENISEILKGYQRDEDSKGYEIFRVKGWDYAELVSTYERAGAIAREEHIPVLIHVNELTQPQGHSTSGSHERYKSSERLAWERDFDCIRQMRLWMIAINIASPEELAELDFELKKEVLEAKKEAWNSFINPIIDEQKNLLALLEQIAEASINHKERIKKLISELAAIKAPLKKELLVYARKILRFIEVPNSKVLLSNWITGFLKETQEKFSSNLHSESEQNVYSVQKVLPKYAENAKPDLDGRMILRDNFDALFAKYPETLIFGEDVGNIGDVNQGLEGMQEKYGELRVADVGIREATIIGQGIGMALRGLRPIAEIQYLDYLLYAIQIMSDDLATLQYRTVGKQKAPLIIRTRGHRLEGIWHSGSPMGMIINAIRGIHVLVPRDMTQAAGFYNTLLECDEPALVIECLNGYRLKEKTPLNFGEFKTPIGVVETLREGSDITLVSYGSTLRLVMQAANELAEKGIECEVIDVQSLLPFDISKDIVKSIAKTNRLLVIDEDVPGGASAFILQQILEEQDAYKHLDSKPQTLAAKAHRPAYGTDGDYFSKPSAEDIYEKVYDMMHEVNPSKYPALYQ, from the coding sequence ATGATAAAAGAAAAAAGCAATACTACACTGACATTTGAAGATTTCAAAACTGAGGTATTGAATGACTATAGAATTGCGGTAACAAGCCGTGAATGTAGTCTTTTAGGTCGAAAAGAAGTATTAACCGGAAAAGCTAAGTTTGGTATTTTCGGAGACGGAAAAGAAGTGCCACAGTTGGCAATGGCTAAAGCTTTTAAGAATGGAGATTTTCGTTCTGGATACTATCGCGATCAAACTTTTATGATGGCTATTGGCGAATTGGATGCTAAGCAATTTTTCGCTGGTTTATATGGTCATACTGATTTAGCTTTTGATCCAATGTCTGCGGGAAGACAAATGGGCGGACACTTTGTAACGCACAGTTTAAACGAAGACGGTTCTTGGAAAGACTTAACTAAACAAAAAAACTCAAGTTCAGATATATCTCCTACTGCTGGTCAGATGCCAAGATTATTGGGATTGGCACAGGCTTCAAAAATTTACCGAAACGTAGACGGAATTACTATTAAAGACAAATTTTCTGTAAATGGTAATGAAGTTGCTTGGGGAACTATAGGAAACGCAAGTACTTCTGAAGGTTTGTTTTTTGAAACCATAAATGCTGCTGGAGTTCTACAAGTTCCGATGGTAATGAGCGTTTGGGATGATGAATACGGAATTTCTGTTCATGCAAAACATCAGACTACGAAAGAGAATATTTCTGAAATTTTAAAAGGATATCAGCGTGATGAAGATTCTAAAGGTTATGAAATCTTTAGAGTTAAAGGCTGGGATTATGCAGAACTGGTTTCTACTTACGAAAGAGCTGGAGCCATTGCACGCGAAGAACACATACCAGTTTTAATTCACGTAAACGAATTAACACAGCCACAAGGCCACTCTACTTCTGGTTCTCACGAACGTTACAAAAGTTCAGAAAGACTGGCTTGGGAAAGAGATTTTGATTGTATTCGCCAAATGCGTTTGTGGATGATTGCAATTAATATCGCTTCTCCAGAAGAATTAGCAGAACTTGATTTCGAATTAAAGAAAGAAGTTTTAGAAGCTAAAAAAGAAGCTTGGAATAGCTTTATTAATCCAATTATTGATGAACAAAAGAATCTTTTAGCTTTATTGGAGCAAATTGCCGAGGCAAGCATCAATCATAAAGAAAGAATCAAAAAATTAATTTCTGAATTGGCTGCCATTAAAGCACCACTTAAAAAGGAATTATTGGTTTATGCAAGAAAGATTCTTCGTTTTATTGAAGTTCCAAATAGCAAAGTTCTTTTATCTAATTGGATCACAGGATTCTTAAAAGAAACACAAGAAAAATTCAGCAGCAATCTACATTCTGAATCTGAACAAAATGTATATTCTGTACAAAAAGTTCTTCCTAAATATGCTGAAAACGCAAAACCAGATTTAGACGGAAGAATGATTTTACGAGATAACTTTGATGCTTTATTTGCAAAATATCCTGAAACTTTAATTTTCGGCGAAGATGTTGGAAACATTGGAGACGTAAATCAAGGTTTGGAAGGGATGCAGGAAAAATACGGAGAACTTCGTGTTGCCGATGTCGGAATTCGTGAAGCAACTATTATTGGTCAGGGAATCGGAATGGCTTTGAGAGGTTTACGCCCGATTGCTGAAATTCAGTATTTAGATTATTTATTGTACGCTATTCAGATCATGAGTGATGATTTAGCTACATTACAATATAGAACTGTTGGAAAACAGAAAGCGCCACTAATTATTAGAACTCGTGGACACCGTTTGGAAGGAATCTGGCATTCTGGTTCTCCAATGGGAATGATCATCAATGCTATTCGCGGAATTCACGTTTTGGTTCCAAGAGACATGACACAAGCTGCTGGTTTTTATAATACTTTGCTAGAATGTGACGAGCCTGCTTTGGTTATTGAATGCTTGAATGGATACCGTTTAAAAGAAAAAACACCTTTGAACTTCGGTGAATTTAAAACACCAATTGGAGTTGTAGAAACTCTAAGAGAAGGTTCTGATATTACTTTAGTTTCTTACGGATCAACATTAAGATTGGTGATGCAAGCAGCTAATGAATTGGCAGAAAAAGGAATTGAGTGTGAAGTTATTGATGTTCAATCTTTACTTCCTTTTGATATTAGTAAAGACATTGTAAAAAGTATTGCTAAGACAAACCGTCTTTTAGTAATTGATGAAGATGTTCCTGGAGGAGCTTCAGCTTTCATTTTACAGCAGATTTTAGAAGAGCAAGATGCTTACAAACATTTAGACAGCAAACCACAAACTTTAGCTGCTAAAGCACACAGACCTGCATACGGAACTGATGGTGATTATTTCTCTAAACCTTCTGCAGAAGATATTTACGAGAAAGTGTACGATATGATGCACGAAGTTAATCCTTCTAAATATCCTGCTTTATACCAGTAA
- a CDS encoding PQQ-binding-like beta-propeller repeat protein, with protein sequence MKRNFTSLLLYFFLIFTSNAFSQNETINAFTNRIFDGKGYQPLTNLKWKFKTEGKIFSSPIAQNGTVYIGSEDGYFYAVDEKSGILKWKFKTNGAVHSSASLYNDIVYFGSFDGYYYAVNAKTGKEIWRFKTKGEHWYSEIGMWGMKPSDLLMADLWDFYLSTPVVYVDHNSALAIFGSSDGNLYAVDAKNGSLKWNFQTKAAIHSTPVLEKNTVYFGGWDSVFYALDCKTGKEKWKFSTEIKTGFTGIQASATVHDGIVYFGARDPYLFALDAETGKVIWKYNAENSWILSTAVVKDNILYVGTSDTYALLALDAKTGKEKYRFKGNGYIYSSPAIAGNTIYFGDFTGNFFDLNLLSNGKESNIIPTENRNKYAGSTLKNNLLDFGFVTKQADLSSYAENQKVMCEFYKLGSIVSSPFISNNIIFYGSADGYLYAYNLRKEK encoded by the coding sequence ATGAAAAGAAACTTTACTTCTCTCCTGCTCTATTTCTTTTTAATATTTACCTCCAATGCTTTTTCTCAAAATGAAACCATCAATGCATTTACAAATCGAATTTTTGATGGCAAAGGTTACCAACCATTGACTAATTTAAAATGGAAATTTAAAACAGAAGGAAAAATCTTTTCTTCTCCAATTGCACAAAACGGAACAGTTTATATTGGTAGTGAAGATGGTTATTTTTATGCTGTCGATGAAAAATCTGGGATTCTAAAATGGAAATTTAAAACCAATGGAGCCGTTCACAGTTCTGCAAGCCTTTATAATGATATTGTTTATTTTGGAAGTTTTGATGGATATTATTATGCTGTAAATGCAAAAACAGGAAAAGAAATATGGAGATTTAAAACCAAAGGAGAACATTGGTATAGCGAAATTGGAATGTGGGGTATGAAACCTAGCGATCTTCTTATGGCCGATTTATGGGATTTTTATCTTTCTACTCCCGTTGTTTATGTAGACCATAATTCTGCATTGGCAATTTTTGGAAGCAGCGACGGAAATCTATATGCTGTTGATGCTAAAAATGGAAGTTTAAAATGGAATTTTCAAACAAAAGCGGCTATACACAGCACTCCTGTACTAGAAAAAAATACCGTTTATTTTGGTGGATGGGATAGCGTTTTTTATGCTTTAGACTGCAAAACAGGAAAAGAGAAATGGAAATTTTCTACTGAAATCAAAACGGGCTTCACGGGAATTCAAGCTTCTGCCACTGTTCATGACGGAATCGTTTATTTTGGCGCAAGAGATCCTTATTTGTTTGCACTAGATGCCGAAACAGGAAAAGTAATCTGGAAATACAACGCCGAAAATTCTTGGATTTTGAGTACGGCTGTTGTCAAAGATAATATACTGTATGTTGGAACTTCAGATACTTACGCTTTATTGGCATTGGATGCTAAAACAGGAAAAGAAAAATATCGATTTAAAGGAAACGGATATATTTATTCTTCGCCAGCAATTGCAGGAAACACGATTTATTTTGGAGATTTTACGGGGAATTTCTTTGACTTAAACTTGCTTTCTAATGGAAAAGAATCGAACATCATTCCAACAGAAAACAGAAATAAATATGCGGGCAGCACTCTTAAAAATAATCTTTTAGATTTTGGATTTGTTACCAAACAGGCAGATTTATCTAGTTATGCTGAAAACCAAAAAGTCATGTGTGAGTTTTACAAATTAGGCTCCATTGTTTCTTCTCCATTCATCAGTAATAATATTATTTTTTACGGAAGTGCAGATGGATATCTGTATGCCTATAATTTGAGAAAGGAAAAATAA
- the ygiD gene encoding 4,5-DOPA dioxygenase extradiol — protein MTTLNDLHSISSTFSNTDKMPVLFLGHGSPMNAIEENQFVTGFRNLAKTLPQPNAILCVSAHWFTKGTKVTSMEMPRTIHDFGGFPQALFDVQYPAKGSPELAVETKKLLDPVMVELDEHWGLDHGAWSVIKHLYPNADVPVIQLSIDYTKSGQYHFELAQKLQALRYKGVLIIGSGNIVHNLRMVDFRNFDKDNYGYDWAIEARETVNNYLLDGNFQPLIDFEKMNKAIQLAVPTPEHYLPLLYTLGLKDKTDDLSLFNDKLLAGSLSMTSVKLM, from the coding sequence ATGACAACACTAAACGACTTACATTCGATTTCATCTACGTTTTCGAACACAGATAAAATGCCTGTTCTATTTTTAGGACACGGCAGCCCAATGAATGCTATTGAAGAAAATCAATTTGTGACTGGTTTTCGCAATCTGGCAAAAACACTTCCGCAACCCAATGCTATTTTATGCGTTTCTGCACATTGGTTTACAAAAGGAACAAAAGTAACTTCGATGGAAATGCCAAGAACCATTCATGATTTTGGAGGTTTTCCGCAAGCACTTTTTGATGTTCAATATCCAGCAAAAGGAAGTCCAGAATTGGCAGTTGAAACTAAAAAGCTTTTAGATCCTGTTATGGTCGAATTAGACGAACATTGGGGATTGGATCATGGTGCTTGGAGCGTAATTAAACATTTATACCCGAATGCCGATGTTCCTGTAATTCAGCTAAGCATCGATTATACAAAATCTGGGCAATATCATTTTGAATTGGCTCAGAAACTGCAAGCGCTTCGTTACAAAGGCGTTTTAATTATCGGAAGCGGGAATATTGTCCACAATCTAAGAATGGTCGATTTTAGAAATTTTGATAAAGATAATTACGGCTACGATTGGGCTATAGAAGCACGCGAAACGGTAAATAATTATTTGTTAGATGGAAATTTTCAGCCTTTAATTGATTTCGAAAAAATGAATAAAGCTATTCAGTTGGCAGTTCCAACACCAGAGCATTATCTTCCGTTATTGTATACTTTAGGTTTGAAAGATAAAACAGATGATTTAAGCCTCTTTAATGATAAATTACTGGCTGGATCTCTGAGTATGACTTCAGTAAAATTGATGTAA
- a CDS encoding class I SAM-dependent methyltransferase produces the protein MNPNKALWEKGDFTRIAESMRESGAELVAKIGIKENNNVLDLGCGDGTTAIPSAKLGANVLGVDIARNLVEAGNLRAKKEGLDNIVFKEGDATDLNELKNQSYDVTMSIFGAMFAPKPFDVAKEMVRVTRPGGKVIMGNWIPGDPTLVAQILKISSEFTPPPPEGFVSPMLWGIEDNVVERFTNAGVPKENISFEKDTFTFKAAFPPSEWLDRLKNYYGPTMNAFEAAEQNGKTSDLYAKLDELVNSQNKSNDKNSTLIPATYLRVTVLV, from the coding sequence ATGAATCCAAACAAAGCATTATGGGAAAAAGGCGATTTTACGCGTATTGCAGAATCTATGAGAGAAAGTGGTGCGGAATTGGTTGCCAAAATTGGAATTAAAGAAAATAACAACGTTCTAGATCTAGGCTGTGGCGATGGTACTACTGCAATACCTTCGGCAAAATTAGGAGCCAATGTTTTAGGTGTTGATATAGCAAGAAATTTAGTTGAAGCTGGTAATCTTCGAGCAAAAAAGGAAGGATTAGATAATATTGTATTTAAAGAAGGTGACGCAACCGATTTGAATGAATTGAAAAATCAATCTTACGATGTTACGATGAGTATTTTTGGAGCAATGTTTGCTCCAAAACCTTTTGATGTTGCTAAAGAAATGGTTCGTGTTACACGGCCTGGAGGTAAAGTTATTATGGGTAATTGGATACCGGGAGATCCAACGTTGGTTGCACAAATCTTGAAAATTAGCTCAGAATTTACGCCACCTCCTCCTGAGGGTTTTGTAAGTCCAATGCTTTGGGGGATTGAGGATAACGTAGTTGAAAGATTCACAAATGCTGGTGTTCCTAAAGAAAATATTTCTTTTGAGAAAGATACCTTTACATTTAAAGCAGCATTCCCACCTTCGGAGTGGCTAGATCGATTGAAAAATTATTATGGTCCAACTATGAATGCTTTCGAAGCTGCTGAGCAAAATGGGAAAACCTCGGATTTGTATGCGAAACTTGACGAATTAGTCAATAGCCAAAACAAAAGTAATGACAAAAATTCTACATTAATTCCCGCAACTTATCTTCGTGTTACAGTTTTGGTTTAA
- the kdsB gene encoding 3-deoxy-manno-octulosonate cytidylyltransferase — translation MKIIAVIPARYASTRFPAKLMQDLGGKTVILRTYEAAVSTKLFDDVFVVTDSDLIFDEIVSNGGKAIMSIKEHESGSDRIAEAIADLDVDIVVNVQGDEPFTEAEPLAQVLSVFKNDSDRKIDLASLMREITNEDEINNPNNVKVVVDQSQFALYFSRSVIPYPREKNVGVRYFQHIGIYAFRKQALLDFYSLPMKSLEASEKLEQLRYLEFGKRIKMVETTHVGIGIDTAEDLERARAMLRDI, via the coding sequence ATGAAAATAATAGCAGTAATTCCGGCCAGATATGCTTCAACACGTTTTCCTGCAAAACTAATGCAGGATTTAGGTGGAAAAACAGTAATTTTAAGAACCTACGAAGCAGCAGTTTCTACAAAATTATTCGATGATGTTTTTGTTGTAACTGATTCTGATCTGATTTTTGATGAAATTGTTTCCAATGGAGGAAAAGCCATAATGAGTATCAAAGAACATGAATCTGGAAGCGATCGAATTGCTGAAGCTATTGCCGATCTCGATGTTGATATTGTAGTGAATGTACAAGGCGATGAACCATTTACAGAAGCTGAGCCTTTAGCTCAAGTATTATCTGTTTTTAAGAATGATTCAGATAGAAAAATTGATTTGGCTTCGTTAATGCGTGAAATTACCAATGAGGACGAAATCAATAATCCGAATAATGTGAAAGTGGTAGTAGATCAGTCACAGTTTGCATTATACTTTTCACGTTCTGTAATTCCGTATCCGAGAGAGAAAAATGTTGGAGTAAGATATTTTCAACATATCGGAATTTATGCTTTTAGAAAACAAGCGTTATTAGACTTTTACAGCCTTCCAATGAAATCTTTAGAAGCTTCTGAGAAGTTGGAGCAGTTACGCTATTTAGAATTCGGAAAACGTATCAAAATGGTCGAAACAACTCACGTGGGAATCGGAATTGATACTGCGGAGGATTTAGAAAGAGCGAGAGCTATGTTGCGAGATATTTAA